The DNA window TGGTAGAGGCTGCTCGCGGTCCGGGAGTACCGGTAGATCGCGGCGGTGTCCATCGCCGACCAGCGCCCGTCGATGCCTTGGACAAGGTTCGGGATGACGAGGTGCGTGTGCAGCTGCGGGTCGCCCGCCCGGCTGGACCGATGGTCGAACGCCGCCACGATCAACCCGGACGTGCCGATCCGGTCGGCCCGTTGCCCGTCGCCCTGATGCCCACGAGCCGCGGTCGCCGCGTGCCGTTGCAGGTAGGCGATCACCTCGCCGACCGCGACTTCGTGCGCGGCCCTCGCGGCGGCTGCGACAGCAGGGTCGCCGAGGGCGTAGAGCACCGACACGCTCTTCGGCGCCGACACCGTCACGTCCAAACCCGCACGGCGGATGTCGACCTGCTCCCCGGCGTGCGCGGCCGCGCCGGCGTACCGGTCCGTCCCGTCCGACCCGCAGTAGAGCGCCACCGGATCGACGCCAAGCGCATCGCTGACCCGGCGGACGACCGCGACATCCAGCAACGACGACTCCCCCGCCGCGAGCCGTCGCGCCGCCACCTCGACAGGCTTCGCCAAACCCCGTTCGAGGGGTGGGTGACCTGCCGACTCGATCGCCCGGAGCAGCGGCTCAGCGGGCAACCGGCTGCGCGGATCGGCGCGCAACACCGGCGCGACCAGTCGCGCGCCTTCCGGACCGCAGCCCGCGAGCAGCGACTTGAGCAACTCCTCATCGCCGTCGGTCAAGTCACCGGACAGGCCGACCGCTGCCGTCCCGTCACCGAGCCACCGGCCGCGCGGCTCGCCCGCACCGGTGTAGTAGTCCAGCTCGCAGCCGGCCTGCCGGTCCAGGTAGTAGGTCGCCGCGTCAGCCGCGCCGACCCGCCCAATCGAGATCACGCCCGGATGCTGCAACCAGGGCGTACCCACGAACGTCCCCGTCACTTGTCACGTGACGGGAATCGAACGTGAAATTCGTCCGTCCCGACGGACCGTCAGTCGACCGTCACTGGGTGCTGCGGCGTCCTGCTAACCCGTTACTGACAGGCTGCGGGTACGGTTCGAGCCGGCCGAAAGCGTCCGACCCGCGGCCTACCCTGAGCGGCATGAACGAAGTCCTGACCTGCGCCTACTGCGGGAAGCAGTTCCAGGCCAAGATCCGTTCCGGACCGCCACCGAAATACTGCTCCCAGGCCCACCGGCAGCGGGCCTACCAGGACCGCCGCCGCACCACAGAGCCCGATCAGGTCGAGAAGCTCGAGGCGCGCGTCCGACTACTCGAATACGACAACCGCAAGCTGCGTGAAGCCCTCGACGCGTCAGAGGCTTACGCCCAACAGCTCGAAGACCAGCTCCGCCCACCCCGGCCCGGGCGCGAGCACCTCTACGGCATCGACCCGACGGCCATCCCAGAACCGCCCGCGCCCACGACCCGCTGGCGGCGCGGTCGCCGGACCAACTAACCGTCCGAACCGGCCGCCGTATCCGCGCGAAGCGCAGATACAAGATGTGTGGGGATGCTATGCCGTGGGAGTCAGACACGGTCGCGATGGGCGCTGGCCAGCCAGGCCCGGGTGTCGAGGAGGTCGTGTGGCCCGGGTGGTGTCGGCCGGTTGGGGTCGACGCCGACGGCGCAGACGACGGTGGTGACGGGTTCGTTGCGGTTCCGCCCGGCGGGCAGGATCCAGTGCGTGATCACCAGGTAGTAGCCCCCGGTCTCGGCGAGGACGGTAATCACGTCGTCGTCGCGAGCCCGCAGTGCCGCCCGGTAGGTGGCGAAGTCGTCGATCGCCAGCACCTGGTCATTGACGATTCGGATCAGGCGGTAGCCGGTGCTCATTGGGTCACCGTGCCCTGGAGCGGGGCGGCTGGGGCGGGTGCGGTGACGGTTAGTGGATAACCCGGGGAGATTGCGGCGCGACTGGGCGGTGTCCGGTGGCGTGGGTGGAGGTCCA is part of the Mycobacteriales bacterium genome and encodes:
- the mobF gene encoding MobF family relaxase: MISIGRVGAADAATYYLDRQAGCELDYYTGAGEPRGRWLGDGTAAVGLSGDLTDGDEELLKSLLAGCGPEGARLVAPVLRADPRSRLPAEPLLRAIESAGHPPLERGLAKPVEVAARRLAAGESSLLDVAVVRRVSDALGVDPVALYCGSDGTDRYAGAAAHAGEQVDIRRAGLDVTVSAPKSVSVLYALGDPAVAAAARAAHEVAVGEVIAYLQRHAATAARGHQGDGQRADRIGTSGLIVAAFDHRSSRAGDPQLHTHLVIPNLVQGIDGRWSAMDTAAIYRYSRTASSLY